The Brevibacterium atlanticum genome segment CGAAGTCCTTGCACGGGGTACACCCGTTGCTGTCTGAACGAGACGTGTCTCCGTCCAAGTGAGTACACGTTCGGTCAAGCGAATACACGTCTAAAGACCGACCGCGACGCCATCTATTGGTCAACGAAAGGGACAACGATGTCCGAAATTCCGTCTACATCACAAGGTGACGGCACCTCTCAGGAGGACACCACCTCCACCGCAGAGAGTTTGCTGAACGATCCGACCACTTCGCCCGAAGGAGACAAGACAGCCGGCCGGAAACGAGATCTGTTTACGATCGCCGGAATGCCCTACCTGTATTTCGGAGCACTATTCATCACATTCCTCATCGCGGCGCTGACGAACAACCTGCCGGACAGCATGCTCGTCGGTTTCGGCATCACCGTCGTTCTCGGGGGACTGCTGATGATGATCGGTCAACTCGCGCCGAAGGTCCGCGATTTCGGCTTCCCAACTCTCCTATGCACGTTCGTACCGGCCATACTCATCTACTTCGGGTTGATGCCCCGATCAGTTCCTCCCGTTGTGACGAACTTCCTCGATGGCTATGGCTTTCTCGACTTCTTCGTCGTTGCAGTCATCGCAGGGTCGGTTTTGGGTATGCCGAGGACACTGCTGCTCACAGCGGGACCTAGGTTCCTCGTGCCGCTGCTCGGATGCATTGTTGTCACCTTTGTGGCCATCGGCGCGATCAGTGCGCTGCTCGGATTCGGATTCATCAAAGGGATCCTCTTCATCGCGGGGCCGATTATGGCCGGCGGCATCGGTGTCGGGGCTATCCCCATGTCTCAGATGTATGCGGCACAAACAGGGGCCGAAGCCTCTTCCTTCATGGCCGACCTCATGGCGGCCGTGGTGATAGGCAACGTCTTCTGCATCGTTTTCGCTGGGCTGCTCAACGGTATCGGACGCACCGGTAAACAGTGGTTCGTGGGGTTCAACGGTGAAGGGGAACTCATGCGAATTCAGGGTCGGCGCAATGAACTGACGCTGCCGAAGAAGAAGAGCGCGGCCACCTTTCAAAACCTCGGCATCGGAGTTGCGATCTCATCCGGGCTCTTCATCCTCGGAACTCTTCTCGGCGCCATCATGCCGTTTCTTCATCCCTACGCATGGACGATCATCGCAGCTGCGGCGATCAAGATCCTGGGGCTTTTCCCTCGTCAGCTGGAGGAAGCGAGCACCGACTGGGGAGATCTGATGACTTCTTACTTCCTCCCGGCGCTTCTCGTTGCGGTGAGCATCACCTACATCGACATCGACGAGGTCATCGGTGCGGTCACGGATCCGGTTTTCATGGGGCTGACTGTGCTTGCAGTCATCTGCTCTGGTCTCGTGGCCGGCTGCCTAGGCTGGCTTCTCAAGTTCAACTTCATCGAAGCCGCCGTCACACCGGGCTTGGTCATGGCGGACACCGGCGGCAGCGGTGATGTCTCGGTGCTCAGCGCAGCCGATCGCATCCACCTCATGCCCTTTGCTGCTCTGAGCACTCGTCTCGGTGGGGCTGTCAATCTGTTCCTGGTCTCGATGCTCGTTCCGTTCCTCAGCATGTGATCAGGGCCGGTGGGACGGTACCGTGACCTCGCAAAGGTCATCGTTGCATCTCACACGCAAAGGAGAAGGCCCGGAGCATCTATATGAAATGCTCCGGGCCTTCCTCCGAACTCAGGCTATACTCGACGCTCAGTCCGCGAGGGCCCTCACACAGCCCCTTCGACTGCGGCGGCAGCGGCCGAGCCGAAGCGCTCGGCCAGCGTGCCTTCGTGCCTCCGGCCGAGTTCGTCGAGGCCGATGGAGAAGTGGTCGACGATGTCGAGCGACGGATCGGGGTCGCCGGCATCGGTCATGCCGATGCGCACGAACGGGAACCGGCGAGCGGTGCACATGTCCTTGAACCGAACCTCTTCGGACCGCGGAACGGCGACGATCGCGCGGGCCGTCGACTCGGAGAACAGCGCGGTGAACACGTCGATGCCGTCGCGCTCGCACACCTCGTCGAGCCAGATGCGCGCGCCGGTGCCGTACCGCAGGCAGGATTCGACGAGCGCTTGGGACAGCCCGCCCTCGGAGAGGTCGTGCGCGGCGTCGATCATGCCGTCGCGCGAGCAGTTGATGAGGATCTCGCCGAGCTCCTTCTCCGTCTCCGGCTTGTACTGCGGAGGAACCCCGCCGAGGTGGCCGGCCGTGACGTCGGCCCACGCCGATCCGTCGAGCTCGGCGTCGGTGGTCCCGAGCAGATAGATGGTCTGGCCCGGTTCCTTCCAGCCGCTGGGGGTGGCGCGGGTGACGTCGTCGAAGACGCCGAGCACACCGACGACCGGGGTCGGGTGGATGGCCACGCCGCCGGTCTGGTTGTACAGGGAGACGTTGCCGCCGGTGACGGGGATGCCGAGGTCCTGGCACGCCTCGGCCAGCGCCTCAACGGACTGAGCGAACTGCCACATGATCTCCGGGTCCTCGGGGGAGCCGAAGTTGAGGCAGTCGGTGACCGCGCGGGGGATGGCCCCGGCAGTGGTGACGTTGCGGTAGGCCTCGGCCAGTGCCAGTTGCGCCCCACGGGCAGGATCGAGGTAGCCGTAGCGGCCGTTGGCATCGGTGGCGATGGCCACGCCGAGGCCGGTCTCCTCGTCCACGCGGACGACGCCGGCATCATCCGGGTACGCCTGTGCGGTGTTGCCCTGAACGTACTTGTCGTACTGCGAGGTGATCCACGACTTCGACGCGAGGTTCGGGGCACCCGCGAGCTCGAGCACGGTCGAACGCAGTTCATCGTCGGTCGACGCACGCGCCAGCCCGGCGGATTCGACGGTATTCGCAGCCACCT includes the following:
- a CDS encoding 2-hydroxycarboxylate transporter family protein, which gives rise to MSEIPSTSQGDGTSQEDTTSTAESLLNDPTTSPEGDKTAGRKRDLFTIAGMPYLYFGALFITFLIAALTNNLPDSMLVGFGITVVLGGLLMMIGQLAPKVRDFGFPTLLCTFVPAILIYFGLMPRSVPPVVTNFLDGYGFLDFFVVAVIAGSVLGMPRTLLLTAGPRFLVPLLGCIVVTFVAIGAISALLGFGFIKGILFIAGPIMAGGIGVGAIPMSQMYAAQTGAEASSFMADLMAAVVIGNVFCIVFAGLLNGIGRTGKQWFVGFNGEGELMRIQGRRNELTLPKKKSAATFQNLGIGVAISSGLFILGTLLGAIMPFLHPYAWTIIAAAAIKILGLFPRQLEEASTDWGDLMTSYFLPALLVAVSITYIDIDEVIGAVTDPVFMGLTVLAVICSGLVAGCLGWLLKFNFIEAAVTPGLVMADTGGSGDVSVLSAADRIHLMPFAALSTRLGGAVNLFLVSMLVPFLSM